A section of the Streptomyces sp. CG1 genome encodes:
- a CDS encoding integrase core domain-containing protein codes for MLLRLAYLAATNTLSLLRLLPMSDWDKDIEILALRHQLLVLQRQVGKPTFTDTDRALLTGLLHHLPRKKLRRLLLLVRPDTIMRWHRNLLKRRHAALCVPKRRGRPPTVRSVRALVLRLAHENSSWGYRRIHGELAALGIKVAASTVWEILREHGIPPAPERQSTTWAAFLRSQADALLACDFFETLTLTGVRLYVIAVIEHSTRRIRILGATAHPTTEWTVQLGRNLIMDLQDASSQARFLIRDRDSKFTQAFDALLSDAGLTVVTTGIQIPRMNSLMERWIQTCRCELLDRTLIWSQSHLLHALREFETFYNEHRPHQALKQAAPLRPQAEPINVPAQVRHLEVRRRDRLGGTLHEYQHAS; via the coding sequence GTGCTGCTGCGTCTGGCCTACCTCGCCGCGACCAACACCCTGTCGCTCCTGCGTCTGCTGCCGATGAGCGACTGGGACAAAGACATCGAGATTCTTGCCCTGCGGCATCAACTGCTCGTACTGCAACGCCAGGTCGGCAAGCCCACGTTCACGGACACCGACCGCGCCCTCCTCACCGGCCTGCTCCACCACCTCCCGAGGAAGAAGCTTCGCCGGCTCCTGCTGTTGGTACGCCCGGACACGATCATGCGGTGGCATCGCAACCTGCTCAAGCGACGACATGCCGCCCTCTGCGTACCGAAGCGGCGCGGACGCCCACCCACGGTCCGGTCGGTCCGCGCCCTGGTCCTGCGCCTGGCTCACGAGAATTCCTCGTGGGGCTATCGCCGGATCCACGGCGAGCTCGCGGCGCTGGGCATCAAGGTCGCCGCCTCCACCGTCTGGGAGATCCTCCGAGAGCACGGCATCCCGCCTGCGCCCGAACGCCAGAGCACGACCTGGGCCGCCTTCCTGCGCAGCCAGGCCGATGCGCTGCTCGCCTGCGACTTCTTCGAGACCCTCACCTTGACCGGGGTGCGTCTGTACGTCATCGCCGTCATCGAGCACTCCACCCGGCGCATCCGGATCCTGGGCGCCACCGCTCACCCCACCACGGAGTGGACCGTGCAGCTCGGACGCAATCTCATCATGGACCTCCAGGACGCGAGCAGCCAGGCCCGTTTCCTCATCCGCGACCGCGACTCGAAGTTCACGCAGGCCTTCGACGCCCTGCTGTCCGACGCCGGACTGACAGTCGTCACCACCGGCATACAGATACCCCGAATGAACTCCCTCATGGAGCGCTGGATACAAACGTGCCGGTGCGAGCTGCTGGACCGCACCTTGATCTGGAGCCAGAGCCACCTCCTGCACGCGCTCCGCGAGTTCGAGACCTTTTACAACGAGCACCGACCGCACCAAGCGCTGAAACAAGCCGCACCGCTCCGACCACAAGCCGAACCGATAAACGTGCCAGCGCAGGTCAGGCACCTGGAGGTCCGCCGACGAGACCGACTCGGCGGAACCCTTCACGAGTACCAACATGCCTCCTGA